A region of Paroedura picta isolate Pp20150507F unplaced genomic scaffold, Ppicta_v3.0 Ppicta_v3_sca21, whole genome shotgun sequence DNA encodes the following proteins:
- the PRX gene encoding periaxin isoform X4, producing the protein MCDCFARVFGVSWAPAADSAAEGHGQESHLSRTRRQAPAQKEKLHAELKRVLQKKGASQASSEEAEGGPQPTGETGAPLLRKMETVETSELLEIIVETEAEAGASGMSVAGGGRQGLFVKDVLKGSPAAQALRLREGDQLLSARVYFDNMKYEDALQILKSAEPYKVSFCLKRTVPSTGVARSPGAPPFEARGPKAKVAKLSIQSLTSLKKKPKKAGKGLAKDRRGEAARGSQELVVAPVDVEFCMPKFSKLRKARSTGEVAAAARPSPDLSPLLSSLETKRRRLKLPRLRVKEALAARAVGRREEALPKAHTGQKAAAPTGAGGRVSRFTVPFSKGKKPKEEEATRGFQAPQVELDFPVPKVGPGRESPKAAAGHKIQVPPLGLPQVEVALPKGSPAGPEAPKEGPLAGLRLPAAEVAAPQVDLALSLPRLEGRPPEVAPRGDGLQLKVPKLGVSAKEMERKPALLDAVVGIGRAAVEGLEEKLAMPSLEVEIPLPRGKEEAEVPRPKTEIPEVSLKVPTVSLPKLGSKAREEVEEEESRVPQLELSVGRRDSPKAEARSPAPSVGFSRRPESREAPTGPAESKMRSLGLKVPSLNISAPRVPDVPLPKSLVGLVARAPEAKAEEAVEGPRFKLQMPQLSLPKCSPPKATPSPPTGPRKPEGGAGGKAGVLDLELDLPTGKPPEVQLPPKGHVPKPELDLSVDRPWGEVALPAARLSFPSATVPALELDLPRAGLELGFPKAESERLQSDRPQRDHEAMFKMPTMGTLSKGLSVEISIPKYVEGEQPEQQPGPEASEGPGLGAMVAKIPQVDLAFSTEAAAAASVGRKGGPQAEGSAKLPSVEISAIKLPQAATESGKFPETEVKLKSPKFALPKFSISGPKAWKVSTELFGAQGESPEAAERGSKLKMPKFGIAFPKSKGGGDAEGPKPALGGERRSPPKEPAESRRQLPAMALPKVEVEVPTLGKDESSSEDGSGTVPELGLELPDIRRKMPKFSLPRFGGKGKEGEAELEKGEKDGRVKASKFKMALFSGMGRGPEGGGLEGADTKTQKGSESPREKTRGPLHKMPSPKAELLHGHISQVELPQLSLPEANREETLLVDPGSPKARVPSLEIAMPGAPTKAEPAPGVPWAGGEAEVRMPQGPSLAVSVPQVELDLSLPSTGAGPPLLHRVPGAEAKIRLPQVELLALGSGEEGAAGGGGERGTGGAAKLWVPQVDLALPKGPPPEGEPPRPEGDGPEGRFQLPSVELTKFPTPKASAPGGSLEGGKVKLSSPAIRLPKFKVPSKGGEGEAEATLPQLELKVPKLGGSSERLGAEAGAAGPCPPSGFGLCQAGGEAEEGVAVSADSKFKLKLPSLSLSKAGPEARADTQPLCPSRKEGDAAFRRPQIALPDVGFSMGQEGRGEAEEEAGKLASVEGPGAEGSEAWGKMPRAKIPAKGGQDDPEGKAFRVPGLELAAPALKAHAEYQVEGAQRRAGGSPEEAGRRARASSDGRKSPRGRGEAADAEAGKKYKGKIPKFTLAWPKAGEGTAGQEGEAKAKRPVLALGRPRGRETEAASGLLEGDEEADGKGVMGRLKLGLSRLKMGPEANGELGDGSSRGGRLPKVGFSHGEGAEAALQNGAQDAKAKLGKIRLPQVELSSPSPTAEGDPELSLELVGGDEAKEWPGAWAALKFKPPQITFSGFRERNGEPGSGALVPSAARTEMASLERAEASRKGEKPPKFKFPKVVLSPKAHRAEEVARGSQEGLKLQVPKVGFSEEAGGIPPQAVAEGKGEATAAL; encoded by the exons GCCCAGAAGGAGAAGCTCCACGCGGAGCTGAAGCGGGTCCTGCAGAAGAAGGGGGCCAGCCAGGCCAGCTCCGAGGAGGCGGAGGGGGGACCCCAACCTACGGGGGAGACGGGAGCACCGCTGCTCCGCAAGATGGAG ACCGTTGAGACCTCCGAACTCTTGGAGATCATTGTGGAGACCGAGGCTGAGGCCGGGGCCAGCGGCATGAGTGTGGCCGGAGGAGGGAGGCAAGGCCTGTTCGTCAAGGACGTGCTGAAGGGCTCCCCGGCTGCTCAagccctgaggctcagggaag gtgacCAGCTCCTGAGCGCCAGGGTGTATTTTGACAACATGAAGTACGAAGATGCCCTGCAGATCCTCAAGAGTGCCGAGCCGTACAAGGTCTCCTTCTGCCTGAAGCGGACAGTCCCCAGCACAGGTGTGGCACGCAGCCCTGGAGCCCCCCCTTTCGAAGCCAGGGGGCCCAAAGCCAAAGTCGCCAAGCTG AGCATTCAGAGCTTGACTTCCCTGAAGAAGAAGCCTAAGAAGGCTGGGAAGGGCTTGGCCAAGGACAGGCGGGGGGAGGCGGCCCGTGGCAGCCAGGAGCTGGTGGTGGCCCCCGTGGATGTGGAGTTCTGCATGCCCAAGTTCTCCAAGCTGCGCAAGGCCAGGAGCACCGGAgaagtggcagcagctgcccggCCCAGCCCggacctctctcctctcctctcctctctggaGACCAAGCGGCGTCGGCTGAAGCTCCCCAGGCTGAGGGTCAAAGAGGCCCTGGCAGCGAGGGCCGTGGGGCGGCGGGAAGAGGCTCTGCCAAAGGCCCACACGGGACAGAAAGCTGCTGCCCCAACAGGGGCCGGGGGGAGAGTCTCCCGATTCACTGTCCCCTTCTCCAAAGGCAAGAAGCCCAAAGAGGAAGAGGCCACCAGGGGATTCCAGGCCCCCCAGGTAGAACTGGACTTCCCTGTGCCCAAAGTCGGGCCCGGTAGAGAATCCCCCAAGGCTGCTGCGGGTCACAAAATCCAAGTTCCGCCACTTGGGCTGCCCCAGGTGGAGGTGGCCCTGCCCAAGGGAAGCCCCGCAGGTCCAGAAGCACCCAAAGAGggtcccctggctgggctgagacTCCCTGCGGCTGAAGTGGCGGCTCCCCAGGTAGACCTGGCCCTGAGCCTCCCCCGGCTAGAGGGGAGGCCCCCAGAAGTGGCCCCCCGAGGGGACGGCCTCCAGCTCAAGGTCCCCAAGCTGGGGGTCTCTGCCAAAGAGATGGAGAGGAAGCCGGCCCTCCTCGATGCTGTTGTAGGAATTGGCAGGGCTGCCGTTGAGGGGCTGGAAGAGAAGCTGGCCATGCCGTCCCTGGAGGTCGAGATCCCTTTGcccagggggaaggaagaagcgGAGGTGCCCAGGCCAAAAACTGAAATCCCAGAGGTCTCGCTCAAGGTGCCCACCGTCAGCCTGCCCAAGCTGGGCTCCAAGGCCcgagaggaggtggaggaggaagagagtcgAGTGCCCCAACTGGAGCTCTCCGTGGGCAGACGGGACAGCCCAAAGGCCGAAGCCAGGAGCCCGGCCCCCAGCGTTGGGTTCTCCAGGAGGCCAGAGAGCAGAGAGGCCCCCACGGGGCCTGCTGAGAGCAAGATGAGGTCCTTGGGCCTAAAGGTGCCGTCCCTCAACATCTCTGCCCCGAGGGTGCCTGACGTGCCGCTCCCAAAGTCCTTGGTTGGTTTGGTGGCCCGTGCCCCGGAGGCAAAGGCGGAGGAGGCTGTGGAAGGGCCCCGATTCAAGCTCCAGATGCCCCAGTTATCACTCCCCAAATGCAGCCCCCCCAAGGCAacgccctccccacccacagggCCACGGAAGCCAGAAGGTGGGGCTGGAGGGAAGGCAGGGGTCCTGGACCTGGAGCTCGACTTGCCCACAGGGAAGCCCCCGGAAGTGCAGCTCCCCCCCAAGGGTCATGTGCCGAAGCCAGAGTTGGACCTGAGCGTGGACAGGCCATGGGGGGAAGTGGCCCTTCCTGCTGCCCGGCTGAGTTTCCCTTCGGCCACCGTCCCAGCCCTGGAGCTCGACTTGCCCAGAGCTGGGCTTGAACTTGGCTTCCCCAAGGCAGAAAGCGAGCGTCTGCAGTCTGATCGCCCCCAGAGGGACCACGAGGCCATGTTTAAAATGCCCACcatggggaccctgagcaaagGCCTTAGCGTGGAGATCAGCATTCCCAAATACGTGGAGGGGGAGCAGCCGGAGCAGCAGCCAGGGCCGGAGGCCTCAGAGGGGCCGGGCCTTGGGGCAATGGTCGCCAAAATCCCCCAGGTGGACCTGGCTTTCAGCACAGAGGCAGCGGCAGCGGCCAGCGTGGGGCGCAAGGGCGGCCCACAAGCAGAAGGCTCGGCTAAGCTGCCTTCAGTGGAAATCTCCGCCATAAAGCTCCCACAGGCAGCCACAGAGAGCGGCAAATTCCCTGAGACAGAAGTCAAGTTGAAGTCGCCCAAATTTGCCCTCCCCAAATTCAGCATTTCTGGCCCCAAGGCCTGGAAAGTCAGCACGGAACTGTTTGGGGCACAGGGGGAAAGCCCCGAGGCCGCAGAGAGAGGGTCCAAGTTGAAGATGCCCAAGTTTGGGATTGCCTTCCCCAAATCCAAAGGGGGTGGTGATGCAGAGGGCCCCAAGCCGGccctgggaggagaaaggagaagtcCTCCCAAGGAGCCAGCAGAGAGCAGGAGGCAGCTCCCTGCCATGGCGCTGCCCAAGGTAGAGGTCGAGGTGCCCACGCTGGGCAAAGACGAGTCCTCCAGCGAAGATGGCAGCGGGACTGTGCCCGAGCTTGGCCTGGAGCTCCCGGACATCAGGCGGAAGATGCCCAAGTTCTCCCTGCCCAGATTTGGGGGCAAAGGCAAGGAGGGCGAGGCGGagctggagaaaggagagaaggacgGCCGGGTCAAGGCCTCCAAATTCAAAATGGCACTCTTCAGTGGGATGGGGCGTGGCCCAGAGGGCGGGGGCCTTGAAGGGGCGGATACCAAAACCCAGAAGGGGTCCGAGAGCCCCAGGGAGAAGACCAGGGGTCCCCTGCACAAGATGCCCTCTCCCAAGGCAGAGCTGCTCCATGGGCACATCTCCCAGGTGGAGCTGCCCCAGCTCAGCCTTCCAGAGGCCAACCGGGAAGAGACTCTGCTTGTGGACCCTGGCAGCCCCAAGGCCAGAGTGCCCTCGCTGGAGATTGCCATGCCTGGCGCTCCCACCAAAGCAGAGCCGGCTCCAGGGGTGCCCTGGGCAGGAGGCGAGGCAGAAGTGAGGATGCCCCAGGGGCCCTCTCTGGCCGTCTCTGTCCCCCAAGTGGAGCTGGACCTTAGCTTGCCCTCCACTGGGGCAGGCCCCCCCCTGCTGCACAGAGTTCCTGGGGCAGAGGCCAAAATCAGGCTGCCCCAAGTGGAGCTGCTGGCCCTTGGGagcggggaggagggggcggctgggggagggggagagcgggGCACAGGGGGGGCTGCCAAGCTCTGGGTACCCCAAGTGGATCTCGCCCTGCCCAAAGGGCCACCGCCTGAGGGGGAGCCACCCCGGCCGGAGGGAGACGGGCCTGAGGGGAGGTTCCAGCTGCCTTCTGTGGAGCTGACCAAGTTCCCCACCCCGAAAGCGAGTGCCCCAGGGGGGAGTCTGGAAGGGGGCAAGGTCAAGTTGAGCAGCCCGGCCATCAGGCTGCCCAAATTCAAAGTCCCcagcaagggaggggagggggaggcagaagcGACTCTGCCCCAACTCGAGCTGAAGGTTCCCAAACTCGGAGGGAGCTCCGAGAGGCTGGGGGCAGAAGCAGGGGCTGCGGGGCCCTGTCCCCCCAGTGGCTTCGGCCTGTGCCAGGCGGGCggggaggcagaggagggggTCGCTGTCAGCGCCGACAGCAAGTTCAAGCTGAAGCTCCCCTCGCTGAGCCTCTCCAAGGCAGGGCCGGAGGCGCGGGCGGACACCCAGCCCCTGTGCCCCTCCCGGAAGGAGGGAGACGCGGCCTTCCGAAGGCCCCAGATCGCTCTGCCGGACGTGGGGTTCTCCATGGGTCAggaaggcaggggagaggccGAGGAGGAAGCAGGGAAACTGGCAAGTGTGGAGGGTCCGGGAGCCGAGGGGTCGGAGGCCTGGGGCAAGATGCCCAGGGCCAAGATCCCAGCCAAGGGAGGGCAGGACGACCCAGAAGGAAAGGCATTCAGGGTGCCtggcctggagctggcagcccctgCCCTCAAGGCTCACGCTGAGTACCAAGTGGAGGGGGCCCAGCGCCGGGCCGGGGGCTCCCCAGAAGAGGCTGGCAGAAGAGCCCGGGCCAGCAGCGACGGCCGGAAGAGCCCCAGAGGCCGAGGGGAGGCCGctgatgctgaggcaggcaaGAAGTACAAGGGGAAGATCCCAAAGTTCACGCTGGCCTGGCCCaaagctggggaaggcactgcggGGCAGGAGGGCGAGGCCAAGGCCAAGAGGCCCGTCCTTGCACTGGGCAGGCctagggggagggagacagaagcCGCCTCGGGGCTGCTGGAGGGAGACGAGGAGGCAGACGGCAAGGGGGTGATGGGCAGGCTCAAGCTGGGGCTCTCCCGCCTGAAGATGGGCCCAGAAGCCAATGGAGAGCTGGGGGATGGCTCCTCCAGAGGGGGGCGGCTGCCGAAGGTGGGCTTCTCCCACGGGGAGGGGGCCGAGGCTGCCTTGCAGAACGGCGCTCAAGATGCCAAAGCCAAGCTGGGCAAGATCCGGCTGCCGCAAGTGGagctgtcctccccctcccccacggcgGAGGGTGACCCGGAGCTCAGCCTGGAGCTGGTAGGGGGCGATGAGGCCAAGGAGTGGCCGGGCGCTTGGGCCGCCCTCAAGTTTAAGCCCCCCCAAATCACCTTCTCGGGCTTCCGGGAGAGAAACGGGGAGCCAGGCTCAGGGGCCTTGGTCCCCTCGGCAGCCCGAACGGAGATGGCCTCCCTGGAGAGGGCGGAGGCATCCCGCAAGGGGGAGAAACCCCCCAAGTTCAAGTTTCCTAAGGTGGTGCTCAGCCCCAAGGCCCACAGGGCAGAGGAGGTGGCGAGGGGCTCTCAAGAGGGGCTGAAGCTCCAGGTGCCCAAGGTGGGTTTCTCAGAGGAGGCTGGAGGGATCCCCCCACAGGCGGTGGCGGAAGGCAAGGGGGAAGCTACGGCTGCCCTGTGA
- the PRX gene encoding periaxin isoform X3: MCDCFARVFGVSWAPAADSAAEGHGQESHLSRTRRQAPAQKEKLHAELKRVLQKKGASQASSEEAEGGPQPTGETGAPLLRKMEQTVETSELLEIIVETEAEAGASGMSVAGGGRQGLFVKDVLKGSPAAQALRLREGDQLLSARVYFDNMKYEDALQILKSAEPYKVSFCLKRTVPSTGVARSPGAPPFEARGPKAKVAKLSIQSLTSLKKKPKKAGKGLAKDRRGEAARGSQELVVAPVDVEFCMPKFSKLRKARSTGEVAAAARPSPDLSPLLSSLETKRRRLKLPRLRVKEALAARAVGRREEALPKAHTGQKAAAPTGAGGRVSRFTVPFSKGKKPKEEEATRGFQAPQVELDFPVPKVGPGRESPKAAAGHKIQVPPLGLPQVEVALPKGSPAGPEAPKEGPLAGLRLPAAEVAAPQVDLALSLPRLEGRPPEVAPRGDGLQLKVPKLGVSAKEMERKPALLDAVVGIGRAAVEGLEEKLAMPSLEVEIPLPRGKEEAEVPRPKTEIPEVSLKVPTVSLPKLGSKAREEVEEEESRVPQLELSVGRRDSPKAEARSPAPSVGFSRRPESREAPTGPAESKMRSLGLKVPSLNISAPRVPDVPLPKSLVGLVARAPEAKAEEAVEGPRFKLQMPQLSLPKCSPPKATPSPPTGPRKPEGGAGGKAGVLDLELDLPTGKPPEVQLPPKGHVPKPELDLSVDRPWGEVALPAARLSFPSATVPALELDLPRAGLELGFPKAESERLQSDRPQRDHEAMFKMPTMGTLSKGLSVEISIPKYVEGEQPEQQPGPEASEGPGLGAMVAKIPQVDLAFSTEAAAAASVGRKGGPQAEGSAKLPSVEISAIKLPQAATESGKFPETEVKLKSPKFALPKFSISGPKAWKVSTELFGAQGESPEAAERGSKLKMPKFGIAFPKSKGGGDAEGPKPALGGERRSPPKEPAESRRQLPAMALPKVEVEVPTLGKDESSSEDGSGTVPELGLELPDIRRKMPKFSLPRFGGKGKEGEAELEKGEKDGRVKASKFKMALFSGMGRGPEGGGLEGADTKTQKGSESPREKTRGPLHKMPSPKAELLHGHISQVELPQLSLPEANREETLLVDPGSPKARVPSLEIAMPGAPTKAEPAPGVPWAGGEAEVRMPQGPSLAVSVPQVELDLSLPSTGAGPPLLHRVPGAEAKIRLPQVELLALGSGEEGAAGGGGERGTGGAAKLWVPQVDLALPKGPPPEGEPPRPEGDGPEGRFQLPSVELTKFPTPKASAPGGSLEGGKVKLSSPAIRLPKFKVPSKGGEGEAEATLPQLELKVPKLGGSSERLGAEAGAAGPCPPSGFGLCQAGGEAEEGVAVSADSKFKLKLPSLSLSKAGPEARADTQPLCPSRKEGDAAFRRPQIALPDVGFSMGQEGRGEAEEEAGKLASVEGPGAEGSEAWGKMPRAKIPAKGGQDDPEGKAFRVPGLELAAPALKAHAEYQVEGAQRRAGGSPEEAGRRARASSDGRKSPRGRGEAADAEAGKKYKGKIPKFTLAWPKAGEGTAGQEGEAKAKRPVLALGRPRGRETEAASGLLEGDEEADGKGVMGRLKLGLSRLKMGPEANGELGDGSSRGGRLPKVGFSHGEGAEAALQNGAQDAKAKLGKIRLPQVELSSPSPTAEGDPELSLELVGGDEAKEWPGAWAALKFKPPQITFSGFRERNGEPGSGALVPSAARTEMASLERAEASRKGEKPPKFKFPKVVLSPKAHRAEEVARGSQEGLKLQVPKVGFSEEAGGIPPQAVAEGKGEATAAL, translated from the exons GCCCAGAAGGAGAAGCTCCACGCGGAGCTGAAGCGGGTCCTGCAGAAGAAGGGGGCCAGCCAGGCCAGCTCCGAGGAGGCGGAGGGGGGACCCCAACCTACGGGGGAGACGGGAGCACCGCTGCTCCGCAAGATGGAG CAGACCGTTGAGACCTCCGAACTCTTGGAGATCATTGTGGAGACCGAGGCTGAGGCCGGGGCCAGCGGCATGAGTGTGGCCGGAGGAGGGAGGCAAGGCCTGTTCGTCAAGGACGTGCTGAAGGGCTCCCCGGCTGCTCAagccctgaggctcagggaag gtgacCAGCTCCTGAGCGCCAGGGTGTATTTTGACAACATGAAGTACGAAGATGCCCTGCAGATCCTCAAGAGTGCCGAGCCGTACAAGGTCTCCTTCTGCCTGAAGCGGACAGTCCCCAGCACAGGTGTGGCACGCAGCCCTGGAGCCCCCCCTTTCGAAGCCAGGGGGCCCAAAGCCAAAGTCGCCAAGCTG AGCATTCAGAGCTTGACTTCCCTGAAGAAGAAGCCTAAGAAGGCTGGGAAGGGCTTGGCCAAGGACAGGCGGGGGGAGGCGGCCCGTGGCAGCCAGGAGCTGGTGGTGGCCCCCGTGGATGTGGAGTTCTGCATGCCCAAGTTCTCCAAGCTGCGCAAGGCCAGGAGCACCGGAgaagtggcagcagctgcccggCCCAGCCCggacctctctcctctcctctcctctctggaGACCAAGCGGCGTCGGCTGAAGCTCCCCAGGCTGAGGGTCAAAGAGGCCCTGGCAGCGAGGGCCGTGGGGCGGCGGGAAGAGGCTCTGCCAAAGGCCCACACGGGACAGAAAGCTGCTGCCCCAACAGGGGCCGGGGGGAGAGTCTCCCGATTCACTGTCCCCTTCTCCAAAGGCAAGAAGCCCAAAGAGGAAGAGGCCACCAGGGGATTCCAGGCCCCCCAGGTAGAACTGGACTTCCCTGTGCCCAAAGTCGGGCCCGGTAGAGAATCCCCCAAGGCTGCTGCGGGTCACAAAATCCAAGTTCCGCCACTTGGGCTGCCCCAGGTGGAGGTGGCCCTGCCCAAGGGAAGCCCCGCAGGTCCAGAAGCACCCAAAGAGggtcccctggctgggctgagacTCCCTGCGGCTGAAGTGGCGGCTCCCCAGGTAGACCTGGCCCTGAGCCTCCCCCGGCTAGAGGGGAGGCCCCCAGAAGTGGCCCCCCGAGGGGACGGCCTCCAGCTCAAGGTCCCCAAGCTGGGGGTCTCTGCCAAAGAGATGGAGAGGAAGCCGGCCCTCCTCGATGCTGTTGTAGGAATTGGCAGGGCTGCCGTTGAGGGGCTGGAAGAGAAGCTGGCCATGCCGTCCCTGGAGGTCGAGATCCCTTTGcccagggggaaggaagaagcgGAGGTGCCCAGGCCAAAAACTGAAATCCCAGAGGTCTCGCTCAAGGTGCCCACCGTCAGCCTGCCCAAGCTGGGCTCCAAGGCCcgagaggaggtggaggaggaagagagtcgAGTGCCCCAACTGGAGCTCTCCGTGGGCAGACGGGACAGCCCAAAGGCCGAAGCCAGGAGCCCGGCCCCCAGCGTTGGGTTCTCCAGGAGGCCAGAGAGCAGAGAGGCCCCCACGGGGCCTGCTGAGAGCAAGATGAGGTCCTTGGGCCTAAAGGTGCCGTCCCTCAACATCTCTGCCCCGAGGGTGCCTGACGTGCCGCTCCCAAAGTCCTTGGTTGGTTTGGTGGCCCGTGCCCCGGAGGCAAAGGCGGAGGAGGCTGTGGAAGGGCCCCGATTCAAGCTCCAGATGCCCCAGTTATCACTCCCCAAATGCAGCCCCCCCAAGGCAacgccctccccacccacagggCCACGGAAGCCAGAAGGTGGGGCTGGAGGGAAGGCAGGGGTCCTGGACCTGGAGCTCGACTTGCCCACAGGGAAGCCCCCGGAAGTGCAGCTCCCCCCCAAGGGTCATGTGCCGAAGCCAGAGTTGGACCTGAGCGTGGACAGGCCATGGGGGGAAGTGGCCCTTCCTGCTGCCCGGCTGAGTTTCCCTTCGGCCACCGTCCCAGCCCTGGAGCTCGACTTGCCCAGAGCTGGGCTTGAACTTGGCTTCCCCAAGGCAGAAAGCGAGCGTCTGCAGTCTGATCGCCCCCAGAGGGACCACGAGGCCATGTTTAAAATGCCCACcatggggaccctgagcaaagGCCTTAGCGTGGAGATCAGCATTCCCAAATACGTGGAGGGGGAGCAGCCGGAGCAGCAGCCAGGGCCGGAGGCCTCAGAGGGGCCGGGCCTTGGGGCAATGGTCGCCAAAATCCCCCAGGTGGACCTGGCTTTCAGCACAGAGGCAGCGGCAGCGGCCAGCGTGGGGCGCAAGGGCGGCCCACAAGCAGAAGGCTCGGCTAAGCTGCCTTCAGTGGAAATCTCCGCCATAAAGCTCCCACAGGCAGCCACAGAGAGCGGCAAATTCCCTGAGACAGAAGTCAAGTTGAAGTCGCCCAAATTTGCCCTCCCCAAATTCAGCATTTCTGGCCCCAAGGCCTGGAAAGTCAGCACGGAACTGTTTGGGGCACAGGGGGAAAGCCCCGAGGCCGCAGAGAGAGGGTCCAAGTTGAAGATGCCCAAGTTTGGGATTGCCTTCCCCAAATCCAAAGGGGGTGGTGATGCAGAGGGCCCCAAGCCGGccctgggaggagaaaggagaagtcCTCCCAAGGAGCCAGCAGAGAGCAGGAGGCAGCTCCCTGCCATGGCGCTGCCCAAGGTAGAGGTCGAGGTGCCCACGCTGGGCAAAGACGAGTCCTCCAGCGAAGATGGCAGCGGGACTGTGCCCGAGCTTGGCCTGGAGCTCCCGGACATCAGGCGGAAGATGCCCAAGTTCTCCCTGCCCAGATTTGGGGGCAAAGGCAAGGAGGGCGAGGCGGagctggagaaaggagagaaggacgGCCGGGTCAAGGCCTCCAAATTCAAAATGGCACTCTTCAGTGGGATGGGGCGTGGCCCAGAGGGCGGGGGCCTTGAAGGGGCGGATACCAAAACCCAGAAGGGGTCCGAGAGCCCCAGGGAGAAGACCAGGGGTCCCCTGCACAAGATGCCCTCTCCCAAGGCAGAGCTGCTCCATGGGCACATCTCCCAGGTGGAGCTGCCCCAGCTCAGCCTTCCAGAGGCCAACCGGGAAGAGACTCTGCTTGTGGACCCTGGCAGCCCCAAGGCCAGAGTGCCCTCGCTGGAGATTGCCATGCCTGGCGCTCCCACCAAAGCAGAGCCGGCTCCAGGGGTGCCCTGGGCAGGAGGCGAGGCAGAAGTGAGGATGCCCCAGGGGCCCTCTCTGGCCGTCTCTGTCCCCCAAGTGGAGCTGGACCTTAGCTTGCCCTCCACTGGGGCAGGCCCCCCCCTGCTGCACAGAGTTCCTGGGGCAGAGGCCAAAATCAGGCTGCCCCAAGTGGAGCTGCTGGCCCTTGGGagcggggaggagggggcggctgggggagggggagagcgggGCACAGGGGGGGCTGCCAAGCTCTGGGTACCCCAAGTGGATCTCGCCCTGCCCAAAGGGCCACCGCCTGAGGGGGAGCCACCCCGGCCGGAGGGAGACGGGCCTGAGGGGAGGTTCCAGCTGCCTTCTGTGGAGCTGACCAAGTTCCCCACCCCGAAAGCGAGTGCCCCAGGGGGGAGTCTGGAAGGGGGCAAGGTCAAGTTGAGCAGCCCGGCCATCAGGCTGCCCAAATTCAAAGTCCCcagcaagggaggggagggggaggcagaagcGACTCTGCCCCAACTCGAGCTGAAGGTTCCCAAACTCGGAGGGAGCTCCGAGAGGCTGGGGGCAGAAGCAGGGGCTGCGGGGCCCTGTCCCCCCAGTGGCTTCGGCCTGTGCCAGGCGGGCggggaggcagaggagggggTCGCTGTCAGCGCCGACAGCAAGTTCAAGCTGAAGCTCCCCTCGCTGAGCCTCTCCAAGGCAGGGCCGGAGGCGCGGGCGGACACCCAGCCCCTGTGCCCCTCCCGGAAGGAGGGAGACGCGGCCTTCCGAAGGCCCCAGATCGCTCTGCCGGACGTGGGGTTCTCCATGGGTCAggaaggcaggggagaggccGAGGAGGAAGCAGGGAAACTGGCAAGTGTGGAGGGTCCGGGAGCCGAGGGGTCGGAGGCCTGGGGCAAGATGCCCAGGGCCAAGATCCCAGCCAAGGGAGGGCAGGACGACCCAGAAGGAAAGGCATTCAGGGTGCCtggcctggagctggcagcccctgCCCTCAAGGCTCACGCTGAGTACCAAGTGGAGGGGGCCCAGCGCCGGGCCGGGGGCTCCCCAGAAGAGGCTGGCAGAAGAGCCCGGGCCAGCAGCGACGGCCGGAAGAGCCCCAGAGGCCGAGGGGAGGCCGctgatgctgaggcaggcaaGAAGTACAAGGGGAAGATCCCAAAGTTCACGCTGGCCTGGCCCaaagctggggaaggcactgcggGGCAGGAGGGCGAGGCCAAGGCCAAGAGGCCCGTCCTTGCACTGGGCAGGCctagggggagggagacagaagcCGCCTCGGGGCTGCTGGAGGGAGACGAGGAGGCAGACGGCAAGGGGGTGATGGGCAGGCTCAAGCTGGGGCTCTCCCGCCTGAAGATGGGCCCAGAAGCCAATGGAGAGCTGGGGGATGGCTCCTCCAGAGGGGGGCGGCTGCCGAAGGTGGGCTTCTCCCACGGGGAGGGGGCCGAGGCTGCCTTGCAGAACGGCGCTCAAGATGCCAAAGCCAAGCTGGGCAAGATCCGGCTGCCGCAAGTGGagctgtcctccccctcccccacggcgGAGGGTGACCCGGAGCTCAGCCTGGAGCTGGTAGGGGGCGATGAGGCCAAGGAGTGGCCGGGCGCTTGGGCCGCCCTCAAGTTTAAGCCCCCCCAAATCACCTTCTCGGGCTTCCGGGAGAGAAACGGGGAGCCAGGCTCAGGGGCCTTGGTCCCCTCGGCAGCCCGAACGGAGATGGCCTCCCTGGAGAGGGCGGAGGCATCCCGCAAGGGGGAGAAACCCCCCAAGTTCAAGTTTCCTAAGGTGGTGCTCAGCCCCAAGGCCCACAGGGCAGAGGAGGTGGCGAGGGGCTCTCAAGAGGGGCTGAAGCTCCAGGTGCCCAAGGTGGGTTTCTCAGAGGAGGCTGGAGGGATCCCCCCACAGGCGGTGGCGGAAGGCAAGGGGGAAGCTACGGCTGCCCTGTGA